The Apium graveolens cultivar Ventura chromosome 11, ASM990537v1, whole genome shotgun sequence genome has a window encoding:
- the LOC141695174 gene encoding protein ENHANCED DISEASE RESISTANCE 2-like: MEGWLYIIRYNRIGLQYSRKRYFILDGNCLKRFKSIPSSEADTQEQVRSAIIDSCIRITDEGRESSYRKVFFIFSLHNTSNHKDQLKLGATSPEEAAKWIHSLRDVARNPEANLVSCSKRKWQPFRAFDGVLKRTSKKESIDWISAASMHVHAMTSDVIAPSPWQIFGCQNGLRLFKESKERNSSGRRRWDDPPALMAVGVVDGTSEAIFQTVMSLGSSRSEWDFCFCGGSVIEHLNGHTDIIHMKVYNDWRAWGAHRRDFLLRRYWRREDDGTYVILYHSVYHRRCPPHRGYVRACLKSGGYVISPVNNGKESVVKHMLAIDWKLWKPYLPKPYARSRTVRMLERVAAMREMFKIKAGNSSSECPSENASDSDLPQIEKGTINKDVNIVIGEEKAGNEREKLSGCSSLMDLHNMSDEFYDVPDPIDEYQSDNEWTSDMSQESQYRETTQPKFSKAANFVKKFHDRTVHKKGYKDLQELSWEENVSHIYGSTLPNDSRCTLPCSWAAADPSTFLIREKSYLKDGQKGKAKGTLMEFIGADWIKSNKREDDLGGRPGGITQKYAVEGGPEFFFIINIQVPGTPMYSLAFYYMMSTPLEECPLLENFVNGDDAYRNSRFKLIPYISKGSWIVKQSVGKKACLLGQALQVNYFRGKNYLELDVDVGSSTVARGVISLVLGYLNNLVIEMAFLIQADTYEELPEMLLGTCRLNHLDAAKSVPIETMPDQRER, encoded by the exons ATGGAGGGGTGGCTTTATATAATACGTTATAATCGAATTGGGCTTCAATATTCACGTAAAAGATACTTTATTCTTGATGGGAATTGTCTTAAGAGGTTCAAATCAATACCCTCTTCAGAAGCAGACACACag GAGCAAGTGCGAAGTGCTATCATAGACTCTTGCATTCGGATCACGGATGAAGGAAGAGAGAGTTCTTACAGAAAG GTGTTCTTCATTTTCTCCCTGCATAATACTTCTAATCACAAGGATCAGCTTAAG TTGGGAGCAACCAGTCCAGAGGAAGCTGCAAAATGGATTCACTCTTTAAGGGATGTTGCACGAAACCCAGAAGCCAACCTTGTATCTTGTTCAAAGAGAAAGTGGCAACCTTTTAG AGCTTTTGATGGTGTTTTGAAGAGGACATCCAAAAAAGAATCCATTGACTGGATTTCTGCAGCTTCCATGCATGTACATGCAATGACTTCCGACGTTATTGCACCTTCACCATGGCAAATATTTGGCTGTCAAAATG GTTTACGACTATTTAAAGAATCAAAAGAGAGGAATTCCAGTGGGAGAAGG CGTTGGGATGATCCTCCAGCACTAATGGCCGTTGGTGTGGTAGATGGAACTTCAGAAGCAATTTTTCAAACTGTAATGTCTCTTGGTTCCTCTAGATCAGA ATGGGATTTCTGTTTTTGCGGTGGCAGCGTGATTGAGCACCTTAATGGTCATACAGATATAATTCACATGAAAGTATATAATGATTGGCGGGCCTG GGGGGCACATCGAAGAGATTTTTTGTTGCGACGCTACTGGAGGAGGGAGGATGATGGAACCTACG TTATACTATACCATTCTGTATACCACAGAAGATGTCCTCCACATCGTGGATATGTTCGTGCCTGCCTTAAAA GCGGTGGATATGTTATATCGCCCGTGAATAATGGAAAGGAATCGGTTGTAAAACACATGTTGGCTATTGATTGGAAGTTGTGGAAACCCTATCTACCAAAACCTTACGCAAGATCCAGAACCGTCCGTATGCTTGAGAGAGTCGCAG CTATGAGAGAGATGTTTAAAATAAAAGCAGGGAACTCTTCTTCTGAATGTCCATCAGAGAATGCTAGTGATAGTGACTTGCCTCAAATAGAAAAGGGGACTATCAACAAAGATGTCAATATAGTGATTGGAGAGGAAAAAGCAGGAAATGAGAGGGAGAAACTTTCAGGATGTTCAAGTCTCATGGATTTGCATAATATGTCAGACGAGTTTTATGATGTCCCAGACCCAATTGATGAGTACCAATCAGACAATGAGTGGACTTCGGATATGAGTCAAGAAAGTCAATATCGG GAGACTACCCAGCCTAAATTTTCAAAAGCTGCCAATTTTGTAAAAAAGTTTCATGACCGTACAG TTCATAAAAAAGGTTACAAGGACTTGCAGGAGTTGTCTTGGGAAGAAAATGTTTCACACATTTATGGATCCACTCTTCCAAATGACTCAAGGTGTACTCTTCCCTGCAGTTGGGCAGCTGCCGATCCTTCTACTTTTCTGATCCGAGAAAAGAGTTATCTTAAGGATGGTCAAAAG GGCAAGGCAAAAGGCACTTTGATGGAATTTATCGGTGCAGATTGGATCAAATCAAACAAGCGTGAAGATGATCTTGGTGGCCGTCCCGGTGGCATTACTCAG AAATATGCTGTTGAGGGTGGAccagaattcttcttcattatTAATATACAG GTCCCCGGTACACCTATGTACAGTTTGGCCTTTTATTACATGATGAGTACTCCTTTGGAAGAATGTCCTTTGCTAGAGAACTTTGTCAATGGGGATGACGCTTACAGGAATTCAAGGTTTAAACTCATACCATATATTTCTAAG GGATCATGGATTGTAAAGCAGAGTGTAGGAAAGAAAGCTTGTTTGCTTGGTCAAGCACTTCAAGTTAATTATTTTCGTGGAAAAAACTACTTAGAG CTTGATGTTGATGTGGGGTCATCAACCGTGGCAAGGGGTGTTATCAGTCTAGTTCTTGGATACCTGAACAATCTGGTGATAGAAATGGCTTTCTTAATACAG GCGGACACATATGAGGAGCTACCAGAAATGCTTCTTGGAACATGTCGGCTTAACCATTTGGATGCCGCAAAATCAGTTCCAATCGAAACTATGCCTGATCAGAGAGAAAGATAG
- the LOC141697508 gene encoding dolichyl-diphosphooligosaccharide--protein glycosyltransferase subunit 1B, with amino-acid sequence MEVGVAKHGIYLILLISLVTLSNLSTVRSSSSDLQIVDAERRIDVTSHIVRVYLTLKVENTGKSSASEVLLAFSPEQAKNIANLQAAFVTGKKKKKSYLPLKVNPTDLPDSPNGTKYFTVYLLNPLSTGESVTIEVLYTLTHSLQPFPVEISQSEPQLVYYHDSALILSHYYIKKQKTMIRTPSNKVESFTRVEPADRKGTELKYGPYEDRSPYSYSPVIIHFENNNPFAVVEELVREVEISHWGNLQITEHYKLAHGGARHKGVFSRVEYQGRPSGSGASSFKHLLAKLPPRVHSVYYRDGIGNISSSHLRSDLRKSELEIEPRYPLFGGWKATFTIGYGLPLQDFLFESDDGRRYLNFSFGCPIAETVVDDLTVKVVLPEGSKNPSALVSFPVEQNLETSYSYLDVVGRTVVVLKKKNVVPEHNIPFQVYYNFHPMFMLAEPLMLTTVFFLLFLTSLAYLHMDISIRKS; translated from the exons ATGGAAGTAGGTGTAGCAAAACACGGAATATACTTAATATTACTAATCTCTCTCGTGACTCTCTCTAACCTCTCTACAGTTAGATCGTCTTCTTCTGATCTTCAAATTGTTGATGCTGAACGGAGA ATTGATGTGACCTCACACATTGTCAGAGTTTACTTGACGCTGAAG GTTGAAAACACAGGGAAGTCTAGTGCTTCAGAAGTCCTTCTGGCCTTTTCACCTGAACAAGCTAAAAATATAGCTAACCTCCAAGCAGCATTTGTCACtgggaaaaagaagaaaaaatcgTATCTTCCGCTTAAAGTCAATCCAACTGACCTGCCTGATTCGCCAAATGGAACCAAATACTTTACTGTATATTTATTAAATCCTTTGAGTACCGGTGAATCTGTAACAATAGAAGTGTTATATACACTGACTCATTCCCTTCAACCCTTCCCAGTTGAAATCAGCCAGTCAGAGCCTCAGTTGGTGTATTACCATGACAGTGCTCTAATATTGTCACATTATTATATCAAAAAGCAGAAAACTATGATTCGGACACCAAGTAACAAGGTGGAATCATTCACAAGAGTGGAACCTGCTGACCGTAAAGGCACAGAACTGAAATATGGGCCTTATGAGGACCGTTCTCCATATTCATACTCTCCTGTAATTATTCATTTTGAGAATAACAATCCTTTTGCTGTTGTTGAGGAACTCGTTCGTGAAGTCGAAATTTCTCACTGGGGTAACCTTCAGATTACAGAACATTACAAGTTGGCTCATGGAGGTGCGCGACATAAGGGCGTATTTTCAAG AGTTGAATATCAGGGTAGGCCATCTGGTAGTGGTGCCTCTTCATTCAAGCATCTTCTCGCGAAACTACCGCCAAGGGTACACTCTGTCTACTACCGTGATGGAATAGGGAATATATCATCTTCTCACTTGCGATCTGATTTAAGGAAG TCAGAGCTGGAGATTGAGCCACGGTATCCTTTATTTGGAGGCTGGAAAGCGACCTTTACTATTGGTTATGGGCTACCGTTGCAGGACTTTCTTTTTGAATCAGATGATGGTAGGCGGTACCTGAATTTCAGTTTTGGATGCCCTATAGCTGAGACTGTGGTGGATGATTTGACCGTCAAG GTAGTGTTGCCAGAGGGATCGAAAAATCCTTCTGCTTTGGTTTCTTTTCCCGTGGAACAGAATCTAGAG ACCAGCTACTCATACCTTGATGTTGTTGGAAGGACTGTGGTCGTTTTGAAAAAGAAAAATGTAGTTCCAGAGCATAACATTCCTTTCCAG GTCTATTACAATTTCCATCCGATGTTCATGCTTGCAGAGCCATTGATGTTAACAACTGTATTCTTCCTACTGTTCCTTACTTCTTTAGCATATCTGCACATGGATATTTCAATACGCAAGAGCTAG